ACGGGGGCGCGTCTTTTGGGTGCCGGTGGTCAACTTTTTCAACTTTCAACTTTCCTGAGAGGCGCCAAGGCCTTGGATACCGCGGCCACGCTCAGCCGTAGATAGTCCGCGATATCCGTCATGGAGTGGCCGTCCCCCAACGCCGCACGCATGAACTCCCTACGCACTCGGCACACACTGCGCACCCTCGATAGGCCGCGCACCGCATCAACCGAGGCCCCTCCCAACGAGGTGACGCCAGCGACAATCTCATCAAAATCTCTCCGCAGGGGCACCGCCTCGTGGTTTTCGCCGGTCGCTATCTGCTCATTTGAGCCGCCAGCAATCGCCAGCGGGCTCCGCGCGGCAATCCCCTCACCCGACACCGTCTGCATGCCCTCCAAGATGAACCGCTCATAGGCATCCCTCGCCGCGGCAGCATCTTGATCGAACATCGACAGGAGCAGGCCCTGATCCACCAGGGCCCGACGCCCTTTCCCGAGATATTCCCGATGCCCAGAGTACGGCCACGCGGCAGGGTCCCCCACTATCCCGGCGCGCACTGGATTGAGGTGGATATACCGCGCAAGTTCCTGGAAGTAAGGCCCCTTTTGACAAATGGGCGCCCGAAACCGGTCTTGGAATACATGCCCCGTGCGCCCGAGCCGCGCGTTAAAGTACCTGGCATAGCGCGACAGCAGGATTTTCATGATCAGGGAGATCGTCGCGGCTACCGGCTCCATGAGGAGATGGAGATGATTCGTCATGAGGCAGTAAGCATAAAGCCGGAACGGGGTCTTGGCCCTCTGCTCTTCCAGCAGGTCCAAGAAGAACTCCCAATCTTCCTCACAAAGGAAAATGTTCTGTCGCGCATTGCCGCGGGCCATGATATGGAAGATGGCTCCAGGGAAACTGATGCGAGGATGGCGCCCCATACTATAAATACGAGTTCAGGGGCTAAAAGTTCCCAGCGACTGCGGAAAAGTTAAAAAAGTTAAGAAAGTCGACCACCGTCACCCTTAAGAATTCCACGCAGGGCGGCGGCCAAATCCTGGTACTGCTCGCGGCTGTTGTAGAGCTGAGACGAGACGCGCAGGAGCTTCTTCTCCGGGGTCGGCCAGGCGAAGACCGGCACCTCGATGCCATGCTCCGAGAAGAGCTTCTCCTGGAGAGGATCGAGGCCCTTTGCAGGAGCCGGCGGCCCGGCCAGGGCCGGGGGAAGGGGCAAGGCGGCCATAGCGCCGAGCATGCCCTGCGGACAGGGCTCCGTCACACCCAAGGCTTCGGCCAGGATGCTGCGGGCCTCCACGGCCAGGGCATGGTTGCGCCTCATGACCTCAGGCCAGCCAGCCGGCAGGGCCGAATCCATGGACCGGATAGCGACGGGGACACAGAGCAACGGCGTCGGGTCATCGGTGCCGGTCCAATCGGATTCGAGCCGGAACCGGGAACGGTCCGTGCGCCGGGAATTGGCGCCATGGCTGATGACCAAAGGCCGGATGCGCTCCTGACGGTCGTGCCGCACGTGCAGGAAAGCCGAGCCCTTGGGCGCGCAGAGCCACTTGTGGCAGTTGCCTGTGTAGTAAGCCGCGTCGAGCCGATTGAGGTCCAGGGGGACCTGCCCCGGAGCATGAGCGCCGTCCACGAGTACGTCTATGCCCCGCCCCTGGAGCGCCCGCACCAGACAGTCCATCGGCAGGACGATC
The window above is part of the Elusimicrobiota bacterium genome. Proteins encoded here:
- a CDS encoding transposase, translating into MGRHPRISFPGAIFHIMARGNARQNIFLCEEDWEFFLDLLEEQRAKTPFRLYAYCLMTNHLHLLMEPVAATISLIMKILLSRYARYFNARLGRTGHVFQDRFRAPICQKGPYFQELARYIHLNPVRAGIVGDPAAWPYSGHREYLGKGRRALVDQGLLLSMFDQDAAAARDAYERFILEGMQTVSGEGIAARSPLAIAGGSNEQIATGENHEAVPLRRDFDEIVAGVTSLGGASVDAVRGLSRVRSVCRVRREFMRAALGDGHSMTDIADYLRLSVAAVSKALAPLRKVES
- a CDS encoding aminotransferase class V-fold PLP-dependent enzyme, with the translated sequence MDSPARFWALDPKIAFLNHGSFGACPLPVLQEQTRLRRLMEADPVRFLDRELEGRLDEARAELARFVGAEADDLAFVSNATTGVNTVLRSLRFEPGDEILATDMEYNACRNAADFVVGKARVVAARIPFPIASPDAVAQAVLSCVTDKTRLALLSHIASPTGIVLPMDCLVRALQGRGIDVLVDGAHAPGQVPLDLNRLDAAYYTGNCHKWLCAPKGSAFLHVRHDRQERIRPLVISHGANSRRTDRSRFRLESDWTGTDDPTPLLCVPVAIRSMDSALPAGWPEVMRRNHALAVEARSILAEALGVTEPCPQGMLGAMAALPLPPALAGPPAPAKGLDPLQEKLFSEHGIEVPVFAWPTPEKKLLRVSSQLYNSREQYQDLAAALRGILKGDGGRLS